A single region of the Phalacrocorax carbo chromosome 4, bPhaCar2.1, whole genome shotgun sequence genome encodes:
- the KIAA0232 gene encoding uncharacterized protein KIAA0232 homolog isoform X1, producing MRPICTVVVDGLPSESSSSSYPGPVSVSEMSLLHALGPVQTWLGQELEKCGIDAMIYTRYVLSLLLHDSYDYDLQEQENDIFLGWEKGAYKKWGKSKKKCSDLTLEEMKKQAAVQCLRSASDESSGIETLVEELCSRLKDLQSKQEEKIHKKLEGSLSPETDLSPTAKDQVEMYYEAFPPLSEKPVCLQEIMTVWNKSKVCSYSSSSSSSTAPPTSTDTSSPKDCNSESEVTKDRSNKVSATVQERTQQKKSKNEKENKFSNNTVEEKPVLYKKQVRHKSEGKMRPRSWSSGSSEAGSSSSGNQGEYKASVKCIKVRHKTREVRNKKGRNGQSRLPVKSGEKADRKVHSGSSSSSSSGSIKQLCKRGKRPLKEIGRKEAGGSDGKELYLDSRNEKEYKEEPLWYTEPITEYFVPLSRKSKLETTYRNREDICGVTSEAVEELSESVHGLCISNNNIHKTYLAAGTFIDGHFVEMPAVLNEDIDLAGTSICSQPEDDKYLDDVHLSELTHFYEVDIDQSMLDPGASDTMQGESRILNMIRQKSKEKTDFEAECCIVLDGMELQGESAIWTDSTSSVGAEGWFLQDLSNLAQFWECCSSSSSGDADGESFGGDSPIRFSPILDSTMLNSHMLAGNQELFSDINEGSGINSCFSVFEVQCSNSVLPFSFETLDLGNENADSSSTANILGKTQSRLLIWTKNSAFDENEHCSNLSTRTCSPWSHSEETRSDNETLNIPYEESTQFNAEDINYVVPRVSSGYVDEEILDFLPEETCQQQARTLGEMPTLIFKKKSKLESVCGIQLEQKAESKDYETTQGCSESSPCGDGYSSGVIKDIWTKMTDRNSAAMAEIEGIEDELFSTDVNNYCCCLDTEAKVETLQEPNKAVQRSEYHLWEGQKENLEKRAFVSNDLSQVDGGDYTTPSKPWDVNQDKENSFILGGVYGELKTFNSDGEWAVVPPSHSKGSLLQCAASDVVTIAGTDVFMTPGNSFAPGHRQLWRPFVSFEQNEQSKSGDNGLNKGFSFIFHEDLLGACGNFQVEEPGLEYSFSSFDLNNPFSQVLHVECSFEPEGIASFSPSFKPKSILCSDSDSEVLHPRICGVDRTQYRAIRISPRTHFRPISASELSPGGGSESEFESEKDEGGIAVPSQVDVFEDPQADLKPLEEDAEKEGHYYGKSELESGKFLPRLKKSGMEKSAQTSLDSQEESAGMLPVGNQDPCLECSMKESLDGRAMESSKVNCRIVEPREETSRFCSCKAGCHFPTYEDNPVSSGELEERMSGSQEKQCWWEKALYSPLFPASQCEECYTNAKGENGVGEFADVKEISNDDEHLLDFNMVSSVYEARCADDINAEAKPNGFRKKIYSSDSSSSEDTASEGGSEWADPYDGIHVTCKSIWY from the exons ATGCGCCCTATCTGTACAGTTGTTGTGGATGGTTTGCCATCTGAAAGCTCCTCAAGCTCTTATCCAGGCCCTGTAtctgtttctgaaatgtctCTGCTACATGCTTTGGGTCCAGTGCAGACCTGGCTGGGACAAGAGCTAGAGAAGTGTGGCATTGATGCCATGATTTATACTCGGTATGTCCTCAGTCTTCTGCTGCATGATAGCTATGACTACGACCTGCAGGAACAG gAGAATGACATCTTCCTGGGCTGGGAAAAGGGAGCTTACAAGAAATGGggaaagagtaagaaaaagTGCTCTGATCTAACActagaggaaatgaaaaaacaggCTGCTGTCCAGTGTCTTCGCTCTGCTTCTGATGAA AGCTCTGGGATTGAAACGTTAGTGGAGGAGCTTTGCTCCAGACTGAAAGACCTTCAGAGCAAGCAAG agGAGAAGATTCACAAAAAGTTAGAAGGCTCTTTGTCTCCTGAGACTGATTTATCTCCCACAGCAAAGGATCAAGTAGAAAT gtACTATGAAgcatttcctcctctttctgaaAAGCCAGTTTGCCTGCAGGAAATCATGACTGTATGGAATAAATCCAAAGTATGCTCTTACTCTAGCTCCTCATCTTCATCCACTGCTCCACCAACTAGCACAGATACATCTTCTCCAAAGGACTGCAATAGTGAAAGTGAAGTAACTAAAGACAGAAGTAATAAAGTATCTGCCACTGTACAGGAGAGAACccagcagaagaaaagtaaaaatgagaaagaaaacaagtttagTAACAACACTGTCGAAGAGAAGCCTGTTTTGTACAAAAAGCAAGTCCGACATAAGTCTGAGGGAAAGATGCGTCCTCGTTCCTGGTCATCTGGATCCAGTGAGGCTGGCTCAAGTTCTAGTGGTAATCAAGGTGAATACAAGGCATCAGTGAAATGTATTAAAGTAAGACACAAAACAAGAGAGGTTCGAAATAAAAAAGGGCGTAATGGGCAAAGCAGGCTTCCAGTGAAATCTGGGGAAAAGGCTGATAGAAAAGTCCACAGCGGAAGCAGTAGCAGCAGTAGCAGCGGGTCCATCAAACAGCTGTGCAAAAGAGGTAAAAGGCCATTAAAAGaaattggaagaaaagaagCTGGCGGTAGTGATGGAAAAGAATTGTATTTAgacagcagaaatgaaaaggaatatAAAGAAGAACCCTTGTGGTATACTGAGCCGATTACAGAGTACTTTGTTCCTCTTAGCAGAAAAAGCAAGCTGGAGACTACGTACCGCAACAGAGAAGATATATGTGGCGTAACATCAGAGGCTGTAGAAGAGTTGTCTGAATCAGTGCATGGTCTTTGTATTAGCAACAATAATATTCATAAAACATACCTCGCAGCAGGTACATTCATCGATGGTCACTTTGTAGAAATGCCTGCAGTTCTAAATGAGGATATTGACCTCGCTGGGACCTCAATATGTTCTCAACCAGAGGACGACAAATATTTAGATGATGTTCATCTGTCAGAACTAACACACTTCTATGAAGTGGATATTGATCAATCCATGTTGGATCCTGGTGCCTCAGATACGATGCAAGGGGAGAGTCGGATTTTAAATATGATTCGACaaaagagtaaagaaaaaacTGATTTTGAGGCAGAATGTTGCATAGTGTTAGATGGAATGGAGTTGCAAGGGGAAAGTGCAATATGGACAGATTCGACCAGCTCTGTTGGTGCTGAAGGGTGGTTCTTGCAAGACCTTAGTAATTTAGCTCAATTTTGGGAGTGCTGTTCATCTTCTAGTTCTGGTGATGCAGATGGGGAAAGTTTTGGAGGAGATTCTCCAATCAGATTCTCCCCCATCTTAGACAGCACAATGCTTAATTCACACATGCTTGCTGGCAATCAAGAGCTCTTTTCAGATATTAATGAAGGGTCTGGTATAAActcttgtttttcagtgtttgaagTGCAATGCAGTAACTCTgttttaccattttcttttgaaacactCGACTtgggaaatgaaaatgcagattCTAGTAGCACTGCTAATATTCTTGGGAAAACACAGTCTAGATTGCTAATATGGACCAAAAATAGTGCCTTTGATGAAAATGAACACTGTTCCAATCTTTCAACAAGAACTTGTAGTCCATGGTCACACTCGGAAGAAACACGTTCAGACAACGAGACTTTAAATATTCCGTATGAAGAATCCACGCAATTTAATGCAGAAGATATTAATTATGTAGTTCCTAGAGTGTCTTCGGGTTATGTAGATGAAGAAATTCTAGATTTTTTGCCAGAAGAAACCTGCCAGCAACAAGCTAGAACTTTAGGAGAAATGCCCACcttgattttcaaaaaaaaatctaagctaGAATCTGTCTGTGGTATTCAGCtagaacaaaaagcagaaagtaaagaCTATGAAACTACACAAGGGTGTAGTGAAAGCAGTCCGTGTGGAGATGGCTACAGCTCAGGGGTTATTAAAGATATTTGGACAAAAATGACAGACAGAAATTCTGCAGCGATGGCAGAAATAGAAGGAATAGAAGACGAATTGTTTTCAACTGATGTAAATAACTATTGCTGCTGTTTGGATACAGAAGCAAAAGTTGAAACCCTCCAGGAGCCCAATAAAGCAGTGCAGAGATCAGAGTATCATCTCTGGGAAGGTCAAAAGGAGAATTTAGAGAAGAGAGCCTTTGTCTCAAATGATTTATCACAAGTAGATGGTGGTGACTATACTACACCATCAAAACCTTGGGATGTTAACCAGGATAAAGAAAACTCATTTATACTTGGTGGTGTGTATGGGGAGCTCAAAACATTTAACAGTGATGGAGAATGGGCAGTGGTGCCACCTAGTCACTCAAAAGGGAGCTTATTACAATGTGCTGCTTCTGATGTAGTGACAATAGCTGGTACAGATGTTTTTATGACACCGGGTAATAGCTTTGCCCCTGGTCATAGGCAATTATGGAGGCCATTTGTATCATTTGAACAGAATGAGCAATCAAAGAGTGGAGATAATGGATTAAAtaagggtttttcttttatcttccaTGAAGACTTACTGGGAGCTTGTGGTAACTTTCAAGTTGAAGAACCAGGGCTTGAATACTCATTCTCTTCCTTTGACCTGAACAATCCATTTTCACAAGTTCTTCATGTAGAGTGTTCATTTGAGCCAGAAGGAATTGCATCTTTCAGCCCTAGTTTTAAACCTAAGTCAATTCTGTGCTCTGATTCAGACAGTGAGGTTTTACACCCCAGGATATGTGGTGTTGATCGAACGCAGTACAGGGCTATACGGATTTCTCCAAGGACTCACTTTCGCCCAATTTCTGCATCTGAACTTTCTCCAGGTGGTGGAAGTGAGTCAGAATTTGAGTCAGAAAAAGATGAGGGAGGTATTGCTGTCCCTTCTCAAGTAGATGTATTTGAGGATCCACAAGCAGACCTCAAACCTCTGGAAgaagatgcagaaaaagaagggcATTATTATGGAAAATCAGAGCTTGAATCTGGAAAATTCCTTCCCAGATTAAAAAAGTCTGGAATGGAGAAGAGTGCACAAACATCATTGGATTCCCAGGAAGAGTCGGCTGGGATGTTGCCAGTAGGAAACCAAGATCCCTGTTTAGAATGCAGTATGAAAGAATCTCTAGATGGGAGGGCAATGGAGAGCTCTAAAGTAAACTGCAGAATAGTGGAGCCGCGTGAGGAGACTAGCAGGTTTTGCAGTTGTAAAGCAGGGTGCCATTTCCCCACGTATGAGGATAATCCTGTTTCTTCAGGAGAGCTTGAAGAG